The following are encoded together in the Halobaculum limi genome:
- a CDS encoding AAA family ATPase, whose product MSEIIETEGVLGGKPRVEGTRVSAEQIYEMYIKREMSPDEPVGRETEIQRIADAVRPLTRGKTPENLLLYGPAGVGKTTCVKHVFDRLEENTRAKSVYINAWQYNTRSSLLTELLIQLGYPAPRKGKPIDELLSKLKEWLDKNRGVAVAIDEFDQLQEKTEIIYDLQMLNQEAENSLGIVMVSNQPPQKVQLDPRSQSRLNCQTLQFNSYNAPQLQDILSKRVEQAFKPGTVPDEVIEEIAEQVAENSGDCREALETLLRAGRKADSESRSKLTHKDAVLGDSD is encoded by the coding sequence ATGTCGGAGATAATCGAAACGGAGGGTGTTTTAGGCGGTAAGCCGCGAGTCGAGGGTACTCGTGTCTCTGCGGAGCAGATTTACGAGATGTACATTAAGAGAGAGATGAGCCCAGATGAACCAGTCGGCAGAGAAACAGAGATACAGAGAATAGCGGACGCAGTCCGACCGCTAACACGAGGGAAGACACCGGAGAATCTGTTGCTGTACGGGCCTGCTGGAGTCGGGAAGACCACCTGTGTCAAACATGTATTCGACCGTTTGGAAGAGAATACGCGGGCGAAGTCAGTCTACATCAACGCCTGGCAGTACAACACCCGTTCATCACTATTGACTGAGTTACTGATTCAACTCGGATATCCTGCGCCGCGAAAAGGAAAACCAATCGACGAACTACTCTCCAAGCTCAAGGAATGGTTGGACAAGAACCGTGGAGTCGCAGTAGCGATTGATGAGTTCGACCAGTTGCAGGAGAAAACGGAGATCATCTACGACCTGCAAATGCTGAACCAGGAAGCCGAAAACAGCCTGGGAATCGTAATGGTGTCGAATCAACCACCTCAAAAGGTACAGCTAGATCCACGAAGCCAATCGCGTTTGAACTGCCAGACACTCCAGTTCAACTCCTACAACGCACCACAACTACAAGACATACTATCTAAACGAGTGGAACAGGCCTTCAAACCCGGAACAGTACCCGACGAGGTTATTGAGGAGATCGCGGAACAGGTGGCAGAGAACAGTGGAGACTGTAGGGAAGCACTCGAAACACTACTAAGAGCCGGAAGAAAGGCAGATTCAGAGAGTCGAAGTAAGCTCACTCACAAAGACGCTGTTCTTGGGGATTCAGACTGA
- a CDS encoding helix-turn-helix transcriptional regulator translates to MSNTNTHRLERAGADQEYYLATTSRDAKAHDPDPDNPDEPACQVTTQPTTAFHRIPTDTDHPRCQWCAPTPTDTDYTRIPAQLRHTDPEDLIPDGGVSIFGLTAFQRDCLPAIARCNTRHSLVKGLTIKAELETWYEESINHGRLYPALDTLVAAGLITKSKADGRSNHYELTDAGTHLLATHADRLADAHGEPQ, encoded by the coding sequence ATGTCTAATACAAACACACACCGGCTTGAACGTGCCGGAGCCGACCAAGAGTACTACCTCGCTACGACTAGCCGCGATGCCAAAGCACACGATCCCGACCCAGACAACCCCGACGAGCCAGCCTGTCAGGTCACCACCCAACCCACCACAGCATTTCACCGCATCCCAACTGACACAGATCACCCACGATGTCAGTGGTGTGCCCCAACCCCAACAGACACCGACTACACCCGCATCCCTGCACAACTGCGCCACACTGATCCTGAGGATCTCATCCCCGACGGTGGGGTCAGCATTTTCGGCCTGACCGCATTCCAACGCGATTGCCTCCCCGCTATTGCGCGCTGCAACACTCGCCACAGCCTCGTCAAGGGGCTCACGATCAAAGCTGAACTCGAGACGTGGTATGAAGAGTCGATCAATCACGGCCGACTGTATCCCGCCCTCGATACCCTCGTTGCGGCTGGACTCATCACGAAATCCAAAGCCGATGGTCGGTCGAACCACTACGAGCTGACCGACGCTGGTACTCACCTACT
- a CDS encoding MarR family transcriptional regulator — protein sequence MAGRKRETTDDQILRAIALSPHPVVVASELGDELDMSRQGVFVRLQDLETEGLVRSAKKASARVWWLTEEGRISLSQGAE from the coding sequence ATGGCGGGCCGGAAGCGAGAGACGACAGACGATCAAATACTACGAGCAATAGCTCTCTCACCTCATCCCGTCGTAGTTGCGTCCGAACTTGGGGATGAGCTAGATATGTCTCGGCAGGGTGTATTTGTTCGACTCCAGGACTTGGAAACTGAAGGCCTCGTTAGAAGCGCTAAGAAGGCTTCTGCAAGGGTATGGTGGCTCACGGAAGAAGGCCGAATTTCGCTTTCTCAAGGGGCTGAATGA